A window of Lujinxingia sediminis contains these coding sequences:
- a CDS encoding dihydrolipoamide acetyltransferase family protein → MRSEVVMPQMGESVTEGTVTAWLKEIGDFVERDEPLFEITTDKVDAEVPSPLAGVLVERLAKVGDTVEINTVVAVLDTEAKAGEVSAASHEAASAPAKAASASSGAVSASSGGSATALASPAPTTTSAASSNGVPSREELRRTRSTPLVRRIAQEHGIADLSPIEGSGMSGRVTKADIMAFIESGAHQGTNGSTGPIASQPAQQTRQAPAAPPITLGDRDRYEPLGPQRAAIAEHMTRSRATSAHAHTIHEIDFSAVFKARKRMKAEFEERGVKLTYTAFMVKAVADALRAFPVVNASLDGDQLVYRGDINVGVAVALEASLIVPVVRNVDELSLLGVARSINDLAERARKKRLKPDEVRGGTFTLSNHGIFGAEFGVPIINQPQTAIISTGAIKKRVVVDQKTDAIMVRPTAIFCMSFDHRTIDGATADAFLAHIRTTLEGWE, encoded by the coding sequence ATGCGAAGCGAAGTGGTGATGCCGCAGATGGGAGAGTCGGTGACCGAGGGGACGGTGACCGCGTGGCTCAAAGAGATCGGCGATTTTGTGGAGCGCGACGAGCCGCTCTTTGAGATCACCACCGATAAGGTCGACGCGGAGGTGCCCAGCCCCCTGGCCGGCGTGTTGGTGGAGCGCCTTGCGAAGGTGGGCGACACCGTGGAGATCAACACCGTGGTGGCCGTGCTCGATACCGAGGCGAAGGCCGGTGAGGTGAGCGCGGCCTCCCATGAGGCGGCGTCGGCTCCGGCGAAGGCGGCTTCGGCCAGCAGCGGCGCGGTTTCTGCGAGCTCCGGTGGCTCCGCCACCGCGCTTGCCTCGCCGGCTCCCACCACGACCTCGGCCGCGAGCAGCAACGGCGTGCCGTCGCGGGAGGAGCTTCGCCGCACCCGCTCCACCCCCCTTGTGCGCCGCATCGCACAGGAGCACGGCATCGCCGATCTCTCGCCGATTGAGGGCAGCGGCATGAGCGGCCGGGTGACCAAAGCCGACATCATGGCCTTTATCGAGTCGGGAGCCCACCAGGGGACCAACGGCTCGACCGGACCCATCGCCTCGCAGCCCGCGCAGCAGACCCGTCAGGCGCCAGCGGCCCCGCCCATCACGCTGGGCGACCGGGATCGTTACGAGCCGCTGGGGCCGCAACGCGCGGCCATCGCCGAGCATATGACCCGCTCGCGGGCTACCAGCGCGCACGCCCACACCATCCACGAGATCGACTTCTCGGCGGTGTTCAAAGCCCGTAAGCGCATGAAGGCCGAGTTTGAGGAGCGCGGCGTCAAACTCACCTACACCGCGTTTATGGTCAAAGCGGTGGCCGACGCACTGCGCGCCTTCCCCGTGGTCAACGCCTCGCTCGACGGTGACCAGCTCGTCTACCGCGGGGATATCAACGTGGGTGTGGCCGTGGCGCTGGAGGCCTCGCTGATCGTACCGGTGGTACGCAACGTCGATGAGCTCAGCCTGCTGGGTGTGGCGCGCTCCATCAACGATCTGGCCGAGCGCGCGCGCAAAAAACGCCTCAAGCCCGATGAGGTCCGCGGGGGGACGTTTACGCTCTCCAACCATGGGATCTTTGGTGCGGAGTTCGGCGTGCCGATTATCAACCAGCCGCAGACGGCGATCATCAGCACCGGCGCCATCAAAAAGCGGGTGGTTGTCGATCAGAAGACCGACGCCATTATGGTGCGCCCCACCGCGATCTTCTGCATGTCTTTTGACCACCGTACGATCGACGGGGCCACCGCCGATGCGTTTCTGGCGCATATCCGCACCACGCTCGAAGGCTGGGAGTGA
- the lpdA gene encoding dihydrolipoyl dehydrogenase → MSQYDVVVIGSGPGGYVAAIHAAQSGLKTAIVEREPTERLGGTCLLRGCIPTKAMLHTADMLETLKKGDEIGVMASDVALDMAKMHAYKAKVVKKNAGGVSYLMKKNKIDVHLGHGRLAGKGKVSVEAADGKTQTLSTKNVILATGSTCFHLPFIDMSPARVLDSDGILELEEVPEHLVVIGAGAVGTEFASVFLRYGSKVTLIEMAPRVLPSEDHEVCAEAEKSFKKQGMTVLTSSKVTDVKADDKGVKLVVETKKGDKTSSQTIEASHLLVAAGRAPRTQDIGAKGTKIKINDRGVVEVDEFLRTGEPGVYAIGDIVNTAWLAHVASKEGILAVDHIAGKNPRPINHRLVPMCTYCSPEVASVGLSEEAAKEAGYDVKTGVFPFSAIGKAAILNKTEGFVKIVADKKYDELLGLHIIGPKATELITEGTLAMELESTIEELLMTIHPHPTLAEAVAEAAHAAMGHAIHI, encoded by the coding sequence ATGAGTCAGTACGATGTCGTGGTGATTGGATCGGGGCCGGGAGGCTATGTTGCGGCCATTCACGCCGCACAATCCGGGCTGAAGACGGCCATCGTGGAGCGGGAGCCCACCGAGCGCCTGGGGGGCACCTGTCTTCTGCGTGGCTGCATTCCGACCAAGGCCATGCTGCATACCGCCGACATGCTCGAGACGCTCAAAAAGGGCGACGAGATCGGGGTGATGGCCTCCGATGTGGCGCTCGATATGGCGAAGATGCACGCGTACAAGGCGAAGGTGGTCAAGAAGAACGCCGGCGGCGTCAGCTACCTGATGAAGAAAAACAAGATCGACGTGCACCTGGGCCACGGTCGTCTGGCGGGCAAGGGCAAGGTCAGCGTAGAGGCCGCCGACGGCAAGACGCAGACCCTCTCGACCAAAAACGTGATTCTGGCCACCGGCTCGACCTGCTTCCACCTTCCCTTCATCGATATGAGCCCGGCGCGGGTGCTCGATTCCGACGGGATTCTGGAGCTTGAGGAGGTGCCGGAGCACCTGGTCGTGATCGGCGCCGGGGCTGTGGGCACCGAGTTTGCCAGCGTGTTTTTGCGCTACGGCTCCAAAGTCACGTTGATTGAGATGGCCCCGCGGGTGCTTCCTTCCGAAGATCACGAGGTCTGCGCTGAGGCTGAGAAGTCCTTTAAGAAGCAGGGCATGACGGTGCTGACCAGCTCGAAGGTCACCGACGTCAAGGCCGACGATAAGGGCGTCAAGCTGGTTGTGGAGACCAAAAAGGGCGACAAAACCAGCTCGCAGACCATTGAGGCGTCGCATCTGCTGGTGGCCGCCGGGCGCGCCCCGCGCACGCAGGATATCGGCGCGAAAGGCACGAAGATCAAAATCAACGATCGTGGTGTGGTCGAGGTCGATGAGTTTTTGCGCACCGGTGAGCCGGGCGTCTACGCCATCGGCGATATTGTGAACACCGCCTGGCTTGCGCACGTGGCCTCCAAAGAAGGCATCCTGGCCGTCGATCATATCGCCGGCAAAAACCCGCGTCCCATCAACCACCGCCTGGTGCCCATGTGCACCTACTGCAGCCCCGAGGTCGCTTCGGTGGGCCTGAGCGAAGAGGCGGCGAAAGAGGCGGGCTATGACGTGAAGACGGGTGTCTTCCCCTTCAGCGCGATCGGCAAGGCGGCGATCCTCAACAAGACCGAAGGGTTCGTGAAGATCGTGGCCGACAAAAAGTACGACGAACTTCTGGGGCTGCATATCATCGGGCCGAAGGCCACCGAGCTCATCACCGAGGGCACCCTGGCCATGGAGTTGGAGTCGACCATCGAGGAGCTCTTGATGACGATTCACCCCCACCCCACGCTGGCCGAGGCGGTGGCCGAGGCGGCGCACGCGGCGATGGGTCACGCCATTCACATCTAA